A window from Leptothermofonsia sichuanensis E412 encodes these proteins:
- a CDS encoding nitrate reductase associated protein — protein sequence MSQFFQFESDFVESLRCIPMQVRFKLDTCGIKLRLSQWNQFESGERQQLLELPCETTDEVRQYRAFLQRLIQERTQTPAMDLPVDPAPPWLDATTVPSSVLEKAREVGVEIASDQWAALTRLQRFALIKLSRSGHENNNFLPALKEFHLD from the coding sequence ATGTCTCAGTTCTTTCAATTCGAGTCCGATTTTGTGGAATCCCTGCGGTGCATTCCCATGCAGGTGAGGTTTAAGCTGGATACCTGTGGCATCAAGCTGAGGCTATCCCAATGGAACCAGTTTGAGTCTGGAGAGCGGCAGCAATTGCTTGAACTGCCCTGTGAAACAACGGACGAAGTACGGCAGTATCGAGCATTTCTTCAACGGCTGATACAGGAGCGCACCCAGACTCCGGCAATGGATTTACCCGTTGACCCTGCCCCCCCGTGGTTGGACGCCACAACCGTTCCATCCAGCGTGCTGGAAAAAGCCAGGGAAGTGGGCGTTGAGATCGCCTCCGATCAATGGGCAGCCCTTACCCGCTTACAACGCTTTGCTCTGATCAAACTCAGCCGATCCGGACATGAGAACAACAACTTTCTCCCCGCTCTCAAAGAATTTCATCTGGATTAA
- a CDS encoding diflavin flavoprotein, producing MIALTPERIQSRLTLETVDIAMDTTAIRCLDWDRDRFDIEFALQNGTTYNSFLIRGEKVALVDTSHEKFRQLYLDTLTGLIHPTQIDYLIISHTEPDHSGLVADVLKLAPQITVVGAKVAIQFLEDLVHQPFKRKLVKSGDRLDLGNGHELEFVSAPNLHWPDTIFTYDHGTQVLFTCDAFGMHFCDDCTYDEDLELLNADFRTYYECLMEPNARSVLSAIKRMNELPPISQIATGHGPLLQHHVSELVGRYKEWSQAKAKAETTVVLFHMSEYGYSDRLVHAIAQGIAKTGVAVEQVDFRAVEPQDVRELMEIAAGIVIGMPPQSQAAITQTVLSTILAEANSKQSFGLFESGGGDDESVYPLRNRLQELGLSEGFAPILIKEPPTESTYQRCDEAGTDLGQWLTRDRSIKQMKSLDSDLDKALGRISGGLYIITAKKGDASSAMLASWVAQASMEPLGITIAVAKDRAIESFMHVGDRFILNVLQEGNYQPLMRHFLKRFPPGADRFEGVKTYPASNGTPILADALAYLECEVVSRLDCNDHWLVYSTVEMGRVSSTDALTAVHHRKVGNHY from the coding sequence ATGATCGCACTCACCCCGGAACGCATCCAATCCAGACTGACCCTGGAAACGGTTGATATTGCAATGGACACCACGGCAATTCGTTGCCTGGACTGGGACCGCGATCGCTTCGACATTGAATTTGCCCTGCAAAACGGCACCACCTACAACTCCTTTCTGATTCGAGGGGAGAAAGTCGCCTTGGTTGATACCTCCCATGAAAAGTTTCGCCAGCTTTATCTGGATACTTTAACCGGACTGATTCATCCCACCCAAATTGATTACCTGATCATCAGCCATACCGAACCTGACCACAGTGGTTTGGTGGCAGACGTTTTGAAACTGGCTCCCCAGATTACTGTAGTCGGGGCAAAAGTGGCCATTCAATTCCTGGAAGACCTGGTGCACCAGCCTTTTAAGCGCAAGCTGGTGAAAAGTGGCGATCGCCTTGATCTGGGTAATGGCCATGAACTGGAGTTTGTCTCTGCTCCCAACCTGCACTGGCCCGACACCATCTTCACCTACGACCACGGAACCCAGGTGCTCTTTACCTGCGATGCCTTTGGGATGCACTTTTGCGACGATTGCACCTATGACGAAGACCTGGAACTCCTCAACGCCGACTTCCGCACTTATTACGAGTGCCTGATGGAACCGAATGCGCGTTCGGTGTTGTCTGCCATCAAGCGCATGAATGAGCTACCGCCAATCAGTCAGATTGCCACCGGGCATGGTCCCCTGCTGCAACACCACGTTTCTGAGTTGGTCGGGCGCTACAAGGAATGGAGTCAGGCAAAGGCAAAGGCAGAAACTACCGTGGTTCTGTTTCATATGTCCGAGTATGGGTACAGCGATCGCCTTGTTCATGCCATTGCTCAGGGAATTGCCAAAACCGGAGTCGCGGTTGAGCAGGTAGATTTCCGTGCCGTTGAACCCCAGGATGTGCGGGAATTGATGGAAATTGCGGCTGGCATTGTGATTGGAATGCCGCCCCAGTCCCAGGCGGCAATCACTCAAACGGTTTTAAGCACAATCCTGGCGGAAGCCAATAGCAAACAGTCCTTTGGTTTATTTGAGTCTGGTGGCGGTGATGATGAATCCGTCTACCCGCTGCGAAATCGCCTCCAGGAACTGGGACTGAGCGAAGGATTTGCCCCCATTCTGATCAAAGAACCCCCCACTGAAAGTACCTATCAACGTTGCGACGAAGCCGGAACCGATCTGGGACAGTGGCTCACCCGCGATCGCAGTATCAAACAAATGAAATCCCTCGATAGTGACCTGGATAAAGCCCTCGGTCGCATCAGTGGCGGACTCTATATCATTACCGCTAAAAAAGGGGATGCCTCCAGTGCCATGCTGGCATCCTGGGTGGCGCAGGCAAGTATGGAGCCTCTGGGTATCACAATTGCAGTTGCTAAAGACCGGGCGATCGAGTCTTTTATGCATGTGGGCGATCGCTTCATCCTCAACGTCCTGCAAGAGGGTAACTATCAGCCCTTAATGAGGCACTTCCTTAAACGGTTCCCCCCCGGTGCTGACCGCTTTGAAGGCGTGAAAACCTATCCTGCCAGCAATGGTACCCCCATCCTGGCAGATGCTCTGGCATACCTGGAATGTGAAGTTGTCAGTCGTCTGGACTGCAATGACCACTGGCTGGTTTATAGTACGGTAGAAATGGGGCGTGTTTCCAGTACCGATGCCCTGACCGCCGTCCACCATCGGAAAGTGGGGAATCACTATTAA
- a CDS encoding hybrid sensor histidine kinase/response regulator has protein sequence MISNFLPKPSQTSAQPAAGNLHQTTMLTDALTKSVHILLVDDNPNNLKVLSEAIQGYGWKALMATDGESAIEQAEYASPDLILLDVMMPGFDGFETYRRLKSNPVTQDIPVIFMTALSDPTDKVKGLEMGAVDYVTKPFQHEEVVARLKLHLKLSHLTRTLEYQVQERTAKLTQSLQQLQQAQLQLVQSEKMSALGNLVAGVAHEINNPVGCVFGNLQPAKEYVNDLLKLIDLYQKTYPDSTAEIQDELEAIDLDYLREDLPKLLESMKLGVDRIRNISNSLRTFSRADKDYKVPFNIHEGLDSTLLILKHRLKASEQRPEIEVIKEYGNVPEVACFPGQLNQVFMNILANAIDALEDANTGRSFADIQSNPNQITIRTELAPDQQSVVIRLKDNGAGMDEEVKQKIFDHLFTTKGVGKGTGLGLAIAHQIVVEKHNGSLQVNSTPGQGSEFIIILPIKTDNQP, from the coding sequence ATGATATCGAATTTCCTCCCCAAGCCCAGCCAGACTTCCGCTCAGCCTGCTGCCGGGAATTTACACCAGACAACAATGTTAACAGATGCGCTTACCAAATCTGTTCATATCCTTTTGGTTGATGATAATCCCAACAATCTCAAGGTTCTATCAGAGGCGATTCAGGGTTATGGCTGGAAAGCATTGATGGCAACTGATGGAGAGTCTGCCATTGAACAGGCGGAGTATGCCAGCCCCGATCTGATCCTCCTGGATGTGATGATGCCAGGGTTCGATGGGTTTGAAACCTACCGCCGGCTAAAAAGTAACCCGGTGACTCAGGACATTCCTGTTATCTTCATGACAGCGTTGTCTGACCCGACCGATAAGGTGAAAGGACTGGAAATGGGCGCGGTGGACTACGTGACCAAACCCTTTCAGCATGAAGAAGTGGTTGCGCGGTTGAAGCTCCATCTTAAACTATCCCATTTGACCCGCACACTCGAATATCAGGTACAGGAACGCACTGCTAAATTAACTCAATCACTGCAACAACTCCAACAAGCCCAACTACAACTGGTGCAGAGTGAAAAAATGTCTGCCCTGGGTAATCTGGTGGCTGGGGTTGCCCATGAAATTAATAATCCTGTTGGTTGCGTTTTTGGAAATCTGCAACCCGCCAAAGAGTACGTGAATGACCTGTTGAAACTGATTGATCTGTATCAAAAGACCTATCCTGACTCCACAGCAGAAATCCAGGATGAACTGGAGGCAATTGATCTGGACTATTTACGGGAAGATCTACCCAAGCTTCTGGAATCAATGAAGCTGGGGGTCGATCGCATCCGTAACATCAGCAATAGTTTACGGACCTTCTCCCGTGCTGACAAGGATTACAAGGTACCCTTTAATATTCATGAAGGGCTGGATAGCACATTACTCATCCTGAAGCATCGCTTGAAAGCAAGTGAGCAACGTCCTGAAATTGAGGTAATTAAAGAATATGGTAATGTACCTGAGGTTGCTTGTTTTCCTGGGCAGTTGAATCAGGTATTTATGAATATTCTGGCTAATGCGATCGATGCTTTAGAGGATGCGAACACAGGACGGAGTTTTGCAGACATTCAATCCAATCCCAACCAGATTACAATTCGCACTGAACTTGCACCCGATCAACAATCTGTCGTCATCCGGCTGAAAGATAATGGTGCTGGGATGGATGAGGAAGTCAAGCAGAAAATTTTCGATCATTTATTCACCACGAAAGGTGTGGGTAAGGGAACGGGTTTAGGATTGGCGATCGCCCATCAAATCGTGGTAGAAAAGCACAATGGTTCACTACAGGTAAACTCTACCCCTGGGCAGGGATCTGAATTTATCATCATACTACCGATCAAAACTGATAACCAGCCATAG
- a CDS encoding ROK family protein, with product MHLQTLTVDIGGSGIKVMVLDAAGNPVVDRDRRETPQPAKPEAVIDVVLQLAADKTFDRVSVGFPGVIKQGVTMTAANLDLDWIGFDLADTLSHRLGKPVRVINDADMQGLGAVSGQGVELVITLGTGLGSALFLNGVLIPNLELGHHEFRKGQTYEEQLGRAALDRDGKKKWNDRLLKAIASLQNLFNYDTLYIGGGNTKHIMVELPANVRVVPNVSGLLGGIALWRD from the coding sequence ATGCATCTTCAAACGCTGACGGTAGACATTGGGGGGAGCGGAATCAAGGTAATGGTGCTGGATGCAGCGGGTAACCCGGTGGTTGATCGCGATCGCCGGGAAACTCCCCAGCCTGCAAAACCGGAGGCTGTAATTGATGTTGTGTTGCAATTGGCAGCAGACAAAACATTTGACCGGGTTTCCGTGGGATTTCCAGGGGTAATTAAGCAAGGCGTCACCATGACCGCTGCTAATCTGGATCTGGACTGGATCGGGTTTGACCTGGCAGATACCCTATCTCACCGCCTGGGAAAGCCTGTGCGGGTGATTAATGATGCAGATATGCAGGGGTTGGGAGCGGTTTCAGGACAGGGGGTTGAACTGGTGATTACCCTGGGGACCGGGCTTGGCTCTGCTTTGTTTTTGAACGGGGTGCTGATTCCCAACCTGGAACTGGGACACCATGAGTTCCGCAAGGGGCAGACCTATGAAGAACAACTGGGACGTGCAGCCCTGGATAGGGATGGTAAGAAAAAGTGGAATGATCGGTTGCTGAAAGCGATAGCCTCCCTTCAGAACCTTTTCAACTACGACACCCTCTATATTGGCGGGGGGAATACCAAACATATCATGGTTGAGTTACCTGCTAACGTCAGAGTTGTGCCCAATGTTTCCGGGCTACTGGGAGGAATTGCTCTCTGGCGGGACTAG
- a CDS encoding IS1 family transposase, which yields MVLEPIHCPVCDGIEVIKHGTTPDGKQRYFCQNSGCHRRTFILQYTYQGYLPEVKQQISDMAMNGSGIRDTARVLHISPTTVIEELKKDRQLKAVNELKLAELEPAQSIVKLCQWEDTEAEADEMWSFVQSKAQQRWLWHAIDHHSGKILAYVLATHQDEAFLQLKALLEPFGIMQFYTDGWGTYERQLDPSLHTVGKQNTQKIERKHLTLRTRLKRLARKTICFSKSILMHDIVIGLFINRYEFGFAI from the coding sequence ATGGTATTAGAACCAATTCACTGCCCTGTGTGTGATGGGATTGAGGTGATCAAACACGGCACAACACCAGACGGCAAACAGCGCTACTTTTGTCAAAACTCAGGATGCCATCGGCGCACCTTTATTTTGCAATACACCTATCAAGGGTATCTGCCTGAAGTCAAGCAACAAATCAGCGATATGGCAATGAATGGGAGTGGGATTCGAGACACTGCCCGTGTCCTTCACATTAGTCCAACGACGGTGATTGAGGAATTAAAAAAAGATCGTCAACTCAAAGCCGTGAATGAACTCAAACTGGCTGAGTTGGAACCCGCTCAAAGCATCGTAAAGCTTTGCCAGTGGGAAGATACAGAGGCAGAAGCCGATGAAATGTGGAGTTTTGTCCAGTCTAAAGCCCAGCAACGTTGGTTATGGCATGCAATTGACCATCACAGTGGAAAAATATTAGCTTATGTGTTGGCGACGCATCAAGATGAAGCATTCCTCCAACTCAAAGCGTTATTAGAACCGTTTGGAATTATGCAGTTTTACACAGATGGTTGGGGAACCTATGAGCGGCAGCTTGACCCAAGTCTTCATACCGTTGGCAAACAGAACACGCAGAAGATTGAGCGTAAGCATTTAACTTTACGCACGCGCTTGAAGCGATTAGCTCGCAAAACTATTTGCTTTTCTAAGTCCATTCTGATGCATGACATTGTGATTGGGCTATTTATTAACCGTTATGAGTTTGGTTTTGCTATCTAA
- a CDS encoding phosphate-starvation-inducible PsiE family protein → MRKLFQQFKTSFRDDQFLQYVHQVESLVSKLLSIAMVVVILVAVYELGTYLFIELFTHPFARFGTTLLNVFGLFLNVLIALEILENITAYLKKHVVQVELVISTSLIAIARKIIILDLGKTSGIDLLALASTILAISIGYWLIKRANRRSGGQ, encoded by the coding sequence TTGCGTAAACTGTTTCAACAGTTCAAGACATCGTTCAGGGACGACCAGTTCCTTCAGTATGTGCATCAGGTAGAGAGCCTGGTTTCTAAGCTCTTATCGATCGCCATGGTTGTGGTCATCCTGGTTGCAGTCTATGAACTGGGAACTTATCTGTTTATAGAATTGTTTACCCATCCATTCGCCAGATTTGGAACCACCCTGCTGAATGTTTTTGGGCTATTTTTGAATGTCTTGATTGCGCTGGAAATTCTGGAGAACATTACGGCTTATCTCAAGAAGCATGTTGTCCAGGTTGAGCTGGTCATCAGCACTTCGTTGATCGCCATTGCCCGTAAAATCATCATTCTTGATCTGGGAAAAACTTCTGGAATCGACTTATTAGCCCTGGCATCTACGATTCTGGCAATTTCTATTGGCTACTGGCTGATCAAGCGAGCCAATCGACGATCCGGTGGACAGTAA